The Cololabis saira isolate AMF1-May2022 chromosome 5, fColSai1.1, whole genome shotgun sequence genome segment aaataaatatgaaaatcaGATGAACGGGATCGGAGGTCACATGTACTGAAAACCTACTACAGGACTTATTTTTGTTCAATATGAGTTTGTTCTTACGGAACCAGTCTTGAACCATATTAAAATCAAGCTGTACATAGTTCTGGATGTGTAACATATCAAGGTTTGAGGTTTATATAacagtgtcatcagcatataaGTGGGTGTGACAATTAGAACAGATACTCGACAAATCattaataaaatagaaaaaagaagcgGACCCAATGTGGAGCCTTGAGGAACACCTTTGTCAATAATTAAAAAGTCAGACTGATGACCCTGAACAACAACACATTGACGACGATTATGGAGATAAGCATTAAATCAGAGATGTACAGTAATGACACTGAGTAATCATCAAATGAAATTCGAAAGCAGGAAGTGTGGCAGACTCGCATATTGAACGCTGTAAATAAAGAAATGTCGTCCAATTACTCGGCAAACCAGTATGACAGAGCCTACACCCCGCAGAAGTTGAAGAACTGGGGTGGACTAAACACTTCAAAGAGGCCAACAGCACGGGTGGGCCATACCTCCTTCATTGCTGATGACAGAGGGCATCTACTCCCAGGAAAGAAGAAGAGGGGCAGTAAATGGTCAGACTTTGTGGGGACCTGGGATCTACCTGCTCGTACCCCATCACAACCCATCAACGCCACGTCTCGCTCTCAGGAGGGTCTCCCACAGCAAAGCAACGGGCCTCTGCCACACAGAGGCAGCAGAAGCACAGATAAACTGCCCGATGTTGGCGAGGAGACCAGTGGGGGTGTACAGCAGGACAGTGCTGCTCAAACTCTGCAGCTGAAGCCGGAGCGTCTTCTCAGAACAGCCCCCCCTTCACCGGGAGCGACAGAGCTGCCAGCCAGGGCAATGATTCACAAGCAAGAGTGGCCGGATCGCCAGATGAACGAGCTGCTCTTGCTGCAGTGAAGAACAGGCCACTGAGCCAGCGCTCTGCAGAGGCTTTGACACCTGGAGTTGGCAAAGGAACCCACAGCACACCATCATCCTCCAGTCAGAAACAAGGACATACAACAACACTAGTAAACATCATTGAGTTCTTAGTATGTTAAGAAAAcacctgaaataataaaagcattttaaaaatgacaaTTTTGAATAGCTGGATTTAAGCAACTTCGCTTTCGGGACAAATCAATATGATGTCACTTATTCCAGTCTAAAATGTCACATTGTTCAGTAACGAGTTCCAGCCTCTCAGAGGAAATGCAGGGTAACAAAAGATATTGTTCTCTATAATGGATGTACAAAGACTCAcagtacggcagctgccactttatcaGGTTGGACTAGAAACACTTTCACTGTATATCAGTATATGTTAATAGAACATCAGGCCCTTTATTCTCACCAAAGTGAAGAGATGGTCTGGATACATGCTTCCTTTGTATGTGAAACATAAGAAGTTGAAACAAAAAGATTATTTCAGAACCTTATGCATCTGAATTATGAAAGTTTGACTTAAAGTGGGTATACCATCCTAGAAAGGGAGGTGAAAAAGTTAACTATTTTGCATTGAACTCTATAGTTTTTCATAAATTCCATGTTCAGCATTCTCTAAGAGGGTCAAATCCCCCGGCTTCATAATGCAGCAAAGAATGAATGTGTGATGTCACTGTCACTAACAATATCTTGTTGTAAGCACTAGACAAACTGATGTAACCAGCCGAACATGCCATCTACCGATCCAGCCATTCACCACACATCGTACCCTGGGTGCCAAGACTTGAACAATTCACTCTCCTTTTTCCATTACCTGAACATAAAGCGATAAACAGACTGAAGTTTGTGAATGGCCACCCAGAATCATGGATGCTTGATAACATCTTCAAGCTGTAAAAAACTATGTTGAAGGAGAGCTAACAAACCTTCTCTACTCTCTACATCCTGGTTAATTCCTACCCTATCACAATGAGCATTTTCCCAGTTTTCATTGCTTCATGCAACTACCTACACAAAGAAAGCTCTTGATTCTCTGGGCCCCCACAGCTTAATGTTCATCAGGAACCTCCTAGACAGgctaacaaccaatcagaagaacatCCTCAAGTTTATTGCTTGCAATGAGGTCTTCCTAATGCCAGCTACGGTTTTCATGCTCTTCAGTGGCCAAGGAAGCTTGTTGTTGCCTTTCATATGCTACCGATTCCTGACTCTCCGCTACACATCCAGAAGAAACCCTTACTGCCGTACTTTGTTCACTGAACTTCGAATTCTCCTGGAGCACTTCATCATGAAGCCCGCCTGTCCTGCCTTTTTCAGAAGGATGTGCCTCAACATGTGCCTTCATCAGTCGCCTCGCTCCTACAGGGGTGTTATCactctttatttttgttatctacccgtttttatttttcagccatTCAATTCAAGACTTAAACTATGATTGGGAAAGACACGGCCGTCAAAGGAAGAAACTTTTTGAATATCATCTTTCCTGTGTGAGCTCTGACATTTCTGTATTTGAGAAGAGAAGAGCGGCCAGTAACGCACTGAAGTCTTGTGATTTGTTTCATTACCTCCTTACTATGATCTCATTCAAGTGGTGGATACCTAGTTGAGCTCTCTTCAGTCTGTTACAATTACAAATGGAGAATGGCAGACATCAGCTGTATTGCTTATtggctgtttttgtttattctaAATGAAACATTATCATTCTGAGATTAGTAACTTAATGTGCTCATACTTAATTTATCCTTTCTTTTAACACATGTATGTTTCTTTGCACCtttcaaatgaatgaatgaatgaatgaatgaatgaatgaatgaatgaatgctttattccgaacatgggaaaacataaaaataacacataagtcaaaatagtcaaaacaaccaaaaaacagataaataaaacaaaacaatgttacTATGTCCAAAAAGAAGTAGAAagaagcatccatccatccatccatccattatctatacccgctatacGTCGCCGCGCGGAAGGCAGACTGGTGGGGGGGGTCGGGTACGGCGGTCAGCGGCGGGCCCTTCTCACGGATTTCCCCAGCTGTGGCGCCCGTCGGCGGGTCGCCTCGGCTGGCGCCTAGCAGCTGACTTAGAACTGGTGTGGACCAGATGAATCCgactgtttaattaaaacaaagcaTCGCGAAGGCCCACGGGGGGTGTAGACGCGATGTGATTTCTAAAAACAATATCATTATCTCTTGGTCTGCACTAACACCATCATTGATTGTACATGAAACAGTCCAGGATGCATTCATCACCTTGGCCAAAGCCGTGTCAAATGCAGTGACATCAGAGGAGCTGggtcaactggatgaagaagtgcGAGCTTACCAGGTTGACTCAGATCTAGGAGAACAGGCCAAAGGCTTTAATGAGAGTACTGCACGAATTGATGTGGACTGGTGGAGTGGGATCTTTGCCATGAAGACACCAGCAGGAGAGAAGAGATTCCCCATCTTGTCCAAGTTGGTGAAGTCTCTTCTCTCATTGTTCACTGGCCCTCTTGTCGAAGGATCATTTAATATTATGGATGACATAATTGAAAATGATAGTCAGGCTGAACGTAGAGACGTATGAAGGCTTAGCCATTATCAACTCACACATGAAGGCAACAGGGAAAACAGCCTCGTATATTGAAATCAGCGCTGCAATGAGGAGCAAGGGCCTCTCTTCTTATGAGATGTATAAATCACATTTGAAGCAGAAGAAGGAGCAAATTGGAAAACAAAAGGAGAGGAATCTGAGAGAAGCCGTGAAAGTCCTCTAAGCCATTAGGGTTAGAAAGGTAACAAAAGCTTCCACATTTTCTGCTACTAAAGCCTCCTCCTCTGCTGGAGTCACAGCCACTGCACCAGAGAAAACCCAGAAACGGGCATCAGGTGTAGCCATGCTTGAGGCATATGGTTTCACTGCCAAAAAGCAGAAGAAATAATTCAAGCACATAGACATTTGCACAATTTATAGTTATTTAATGCTGGCACAATtacactttgttttgttttgttaggtgTTCTAAGATTAATAAAACTTGCACTGAAAAGATTTGTAGATGGTTAATTATTTGTATGACTTCTTTACAAAATGAGTCAAGCCCTGCAAAAAgtcagttttcagttttattgaaTAGATCAAAAcatataaattaaaatcaaactgacaataataaaactgctcaAAATCACCTTCCTCCTATAAAATGATATTAGTCTCGAGTATTTAAATAGTGTTGGTTAAGGTTTTCTTACaccttaaatgctgtattagaaaacagaagggctaatacagcatttaacttttttacttgaaacctttgggaAGCGACCACACGGCAGAAAAGGGGCCATTCTTAAAGTGTGGTGCAGCGCATAGATGgcgggggaatatgaactggcctgaaaaaaagatttcagttaaaaatattttttttgctttaatccctgagaTGCAGCAAAGATGCCCCCATCACTGCTGTGACCAAAAGCCCCCACATCCACCACCCTGAAGCGGTAGCTGGCATCCACAAGGGCTAGGAGGAGAATGGAGTAGGTGCCCTTATAGTTAAAAAACTGAGAGCCAGTGTTTGCCGGTGCCTGGATGACAACATGTTTGCCATCCAAGGCTCCCAAGCGGTTGGGGAAGTTCCACCTCTCCCTGAAACCCTGGGCTATTTCCTTCCAATCATCAGCCTTCGGGACAGGAACGTCCATCAGGCTCTCCCAAATCACCTGGCAGACCTCCGGGACGAtgtttataatatttataacaAAAAGTGCTTtccaaaaagaaggaaagaaatactCTATTTGAGgttttgaaaaaaatctatcatttttattaaaaaaattaaaggaattttaaactaattttaatgaaaaataactaaaaagatttttttagagatgtttttttttttttttgatttttagagAGATGTTGTCTCTCCGAATGCCTGAAGCAGAATGAGCCGCCTGGTGGCTCCGCCTTTTATACCCTCTGTTCTTAACCATCTTTACCGGCTGTTTTACCAGGAACTTTACAGATAAATGATTTAGTGTCTTAACCCCTTGAATACTGAATGAAATATAATagttatttcattaatttaagccttttaaccttgtttttaattaaatttatgtaatgtttattttacctatttcaaaataaagaacctttaaccttgttttttaaataaagactaaaaaaaaaaatttatgcCATACcttttttaagattaaaatctttttaaccctgtttttaaattaaatatatctAAGACTTGAATTTTAGACGAATGGGATTAAGGTTAGGATTAGGAAAAGGAACATGTCCCCCATAGACAGGAGTTGTACGGTCTGTCCGGGCAGATGACGGTCGTTCAGTCGTCATTCATCACCattaggatttttttatataatgaaaaaataattaggaaaatgaaaaaagtgattaataatcaataaaacaaatgtgtgccACTCAAATAAATGTGTGCCTCGATGCAACGTTTCAACTCTTTTAAGAGTCTTCTTCAGGCAAAGGCACAAAGAAACACTGGCTCAGAGCTTTGAAGGACATCTGCACTGTCCGAGGAGTGAGAGCagaattaatataatatatattaatataataatatattaatgtaAGCTCCTCCTGCTCTATTTATACCCTCCTGCTGCTCCGTCACCGGATCTTGGGTTACTGaaaattggttttaaataatAAGGTTAAGTAAAATAACAACTTATATTTTAAGGTTTTCTAAAAGCTGATTTTGTAATGTCTATGAAATTTTTATTaactgagattttttttgtttgaactgTATTTATCCAGAatttaaaagacattttttttactgAGTTTCAATGTATTCTGGAGTTTTAATGTATGAATTTGTTTTAACCATGAATGTGTACTGACTATGACATTTTATTATTCGTGTcgtttacatttattatttgtgAAATATAATTGATGGAGTTTTATGCTATGAATTAGTTTTAACCATGAATGTGTATTAGCTATGAGATTTTTGTTTATTACTTAtgaaatgttatttattatgAAGATTTAAGCTATGaaaccaaaaccgaacaggaagttggccattttgaattaatcgtatcattttggcgcaatttatgtcatttcttcagccgtttcttcgcccaaaccgtaacgtgcacccaggtgtgttatacatcaaaatgtgcgtctcgatcctgcaacgataCTCTTActcttctcagtcaaaagcgttaccgtggcgacgatagacgccaaaaagcacgccccccctttatctgattggtccatatttgatagtaaaaataataataatagattttatttatagattTCATTAAAAGAATCTCAAAGATTAAAACAAGTTAAAAACAGGTACAAATTTAAAAACTCAGACGGAAAAGcggatagttcctactttctgccataacttttttaagagtcggttttgagtcattgaacataattggtgcaaattagccccgccccttcttctgattggtcgatatttgatagtccctattttctgccataacttttgaatggtttgacatagagagtcgtgggtggtgtcatcggactcggttttgagtcattgaacataattggtgaaaattagccccgcgccttcttccgattggtcgatatttgatagttcctattttctgccataacttttgaatggtttgacacagtCGCGGGTGGTGTTATTGGATTTGGTTtagagtccttaaccttcattggtgtAAATTGGCTCCGCCCCTTCTCCTGATTGGGAGAAGGGGCGAACTTTTGAGTGGTTTGacagagtcgtggatggtgttatttctgatatgcttatgatgataagttgagttttatgtgaacagcaaaggcactttttatagcATTATTGACCCAGGAATGTGGGGGGCCatgagtgtgagggcccgttcatcgctgcttgcagctttaatttcttttgaTCCTGCTATGACCTCATGAAGTGATTTCATTGTGCCTCAGATTACATCCACAAGTGCAGATATGGACTCAAACTATGTCCCACAGCCTGTCAGATGTGTCCAATGCTTCTGAGCTTGGGCAGATTGATAGCCttacaaaatacataaatacagttTGAGCATTTCAATGCAGCATTGCTTTAATTTAGTTGTATTAGCAACACTCAATGCAGAATAAATCTAAAGCAAAATGGATCTAGATTTATCTTGATAATGGAGTTTGcctttttgtttgtaataatcATGAAAATGCTGCAGAAATTGAATTAATCTTTTTATAGAAAATCTCTTCATCGGTCCAACTCGTCGAGTGTGAACCGTGTGTGGGAGGGAGCTGTACTCCTCTTGGCCTTTCATTTCTTTTCCACTTTCACAGCTTTGGAGAGGTGTGAGATGGATCTGGAGGCGTTGTGTTTTTCTCAGTCGCCTTTGTCGGCCTTCCAGATGCTTTTGTTGTGTTGAATATTAAAAGACATATCCCTCTTACATGTCCATTCATCCATATGGAAGAGACAGTGTTGATGTAAGTCTGTCAGTGGATGTTAAATGGGAATATGTACTGATGGGAAGCAAATAAATATCTCCTGAATGGTACATGTCTATGCAACCCCAACCTTGAACTGTGTGGTCATTGGTATGTTTGGTGGACCACCATCACAAcggtgaagcatggaggtggcaATGTTTTGTTGTGGGGCTGCTTTGCTGAAAGATGGACTGGTCCACATCACTTAAGTATCTCTCTCAAGTGGACAATGGCTCCAAATATTCCTCCAAACTATTTACGAAGTCAACAAATTAGAGGTACTGGGTTGGCCATCACGGAGTCTCGACATTTATCATCCCGAAGATTTGTACTGAAACAAAATGTACGATCAAGAAGACCCACAAAAGGGAACCACAGTTCTGTCAGgaggaatggaccaaaataTGATGATGAGAAGTCACCGTCAGAAGCTGGAGGACGACGAGAAGTAGGCGGCCATGGGTTCTAACAACCAACCCGTAGTCTCTCtgaaatagtaataaaaatacTTGAGTTGTATGGGGGAAGCTGCAGGGTTTTGAGAGATACATTTGGATGAGATGAATAGATACCGACAAATTAGGGATTACTATGGGAAGGAAATATAAACTGACACTGATAATGAAGTTACTGATGTGTTTTTGAAAGCTTATGAAGGAAAAACATGTAAAGTAATCTCAACCCTGAACAAAAGGTTTGCTGTAATGCAGGAAGACTTCCTCTCTTCATATCaaagaaaaatgtgaaaaagagtCGAGAGAACAGATAACTGAGGAGGAATGGTTTAATATTTGTAAAACGCAGTGTGTGGCCACTAGCTCCAGGATCTGGAGAGAATTCAATCGGAAAAATAGTCAATGTTTATAACTCTAAACATTAGGAAGGAAACTGTATGTAACCAGCAGCCATGCTGGAGACTTTGTGGACACATGGATGTGGCCCATATGCAGATTTTCTCAGACATATacacgtagacgccccatcgagcgtctgagccgtacgtcaacgccgccgccatattttacataaacatattttaaatttttcaagtaacaaaataacatatttgaacaatttttcagatttttcagttatattgtctgaaaaattgttcaaatattttattgacggaaaaatggttcaaatgttttatttgaagaatttaaaatttgttttgttgatgagaaaacatgtttctctatttttcttatttttgtgaggggggatattgttcttcggcactaccttgttctctatagctgacaTAACATGAATTaatcctatgtgggatcaataaagttcttatttttgccatcccagaaaattaaatatattatattactaTGGATTTTCTGGTCTTGCCAGAGGATAATAGGATATTGGGATAAAATATGGCAGGGTTTAAGAAAAATAGGATACAAGATTCCCAAATCTTGTAAGATACTTTATTTGGGAAATgtataaatatacacacacacaaaaaaatagaGGATGAATATCTTGTTACAGTTTTGCtatacgcaaataaaaaagcaataACAAGGTTATGGTATAAAGCAGAACCACTGACCGTGGGCCAGTGGCTGAGAACTGCGGAAGAAATAtttgtaatgaaaaaaacaacaaactacgACTACAAGAGACACAATTTCAGGAAAAATTGACAAATTATAGAGCCCAGCAAGAGGacacaccaccatcaccactgGACAATAAGGAAATTGATATGTTTTTGGAAAATAAACCCCTTGACAAAACGGGCATCCAAAATGAAATAACTCATACTCCGAGCATACGTGGATATTGAATTGTCTAAAATATTGATGAGTAAATGAGCGCATGAATTTTACATGGAAAGTTAGGCGCAGCATTAATACTGAAGCAAGACAAGCTCATGTATAATTCCACACTTTGTTTGCCCATTCTTAAATCTTACGTTAGTTTCCATGAAGTCACTAACTCACATTTAGGGCAATTACACACATCCATCCTGAACTCACAGCTGGAGGCGAGCAGCAGACACAAAATATGAATTCTTCATGAGGATTTGAGAATGAATGTGACGCGAAGCTTCCTGTGAAACGTTATTAAGAAAACTTTCCTCCAGAGCTTTTTCTCTCACTTTATTTTACTAGTTGGTGACAAATGTGTGGTTTCAAGCTTAGTCATATTTGTATCTGTatagttctgttttttttttcttttttaaaactttaaatcatgctttttgatGTTTTAATGCCTTTGTAAAGGACAGTGAATCACCTCGTTCTTCAATTGGGgtaaacaaataaacttgccatgATCTTCATCTAAGACAACAATGTGATTACAGTAAGccaattaacattttattgaacCCAACCATAAAGTATTTACAGTGCTGGAAGAAAAGGACTAATTAACAAATAGAGTTTGGACACTAGGAGGCCATGAAATTAATTTGGACGAGACATTCACCCCAGATTGCAGACAAAGCCCTGTAGACCCAGACCTTGCATCATTTAGCCAAGCAGAGCTTCCCGAGTGACATTAGTTACTAATGGCGGTAACTGAGGCAAGGTGGCCGTCAAGtcctcctctttttccctccaaAGGATGCAAGGACAACTCAATTTCAATTTCCAActgaaacttttatttttctttaggtTGGTTGGTCAATTGATCTTAATAGGTTGTAAACCtttaaagacagaaacaaaagtTAACATCTTAAACCTTCTGAATGAATCAAATaccttaaacatttttaaattaaatcatttaagccttttaaattgaataaagaaaactTAATTTCACAAATTTCCCACATTTTTAGTAAAGTTTTAACATTCAACAGAATTGTAACATTTTCACCTTTGTATTATCCTTCTGTATTCTATACTTTAAAATTTTCAAACTCAAAATGAGAGTTTCTTACTTAAAAATGATATATCTTCAAACCTATTCAACACAAAACCAATGAAGTCAATGCTGCAATGCTTTCATTAACCAATCTACACAACAGTTAAACATAAACCTGACCATATTAAGCAGCATgaaagcaaataaaacatttcaccgACCATTGGCGTCTTTGGAATGAATCCACAAGTGGACTTGGAGCTTCTTTCCTCTaaaaagtttgtttgtttgactctGAGCTTCCCACAGTCTTTCTCAGGTGCTAAAAATCAGTGACAATGGTGACCAGGTGACCAGCAGCCTGCTTGCTGCTACTGATGCACTCTGGGAAGTGTAGTTGGGATCCATTCCTGAGATTCAGCTCAACAGTGGCTTCAGAAGTTTCAGTTGATCGGACTGCTCGTTCCGCCCCTTTTTAAGATTAACCACGTTGAGCAGTCTCATTCTCTGCCGGTATGGTTCTCATTGGGAGTGACGAGGATGGATGGGATCGTGAAGGAGTGCCTCAGAGGACGGTGAATGTTGGAGAGAAAGTTCTTGAGGCCAGACTGAGAGGGTTTGGACAGATACAGACGAAGGATGGTGAATACGTCAGCAGAGGTACTCAGCTATTTAAGGAGCACCTGCGTTaggtctgtgttgaaaaaaaaaattgattttccgattctaaaatcgattcttatattAATTACTAAAAAtcaaaagatcgatttttttttttgcatacttgcatacttttggtatttttttgtttatgcccaaaaaaggaatgttttcagttataattgcacaaattctcaaaaattaaaaccgaaatagaccgaaaatggaaaaaattcaaacttaatgtgggaaaaaataaaaccgatttcatacgtcctTTGTCtgttgccctggatctgtttggtaattctgcgcctcagatgtttctgaaagcagttctatcagcattctgggaggtgattggtccttacagcatcattagttgaaaatacttgctgttgaatctcaatataatactagtattaatatgtagcataactacattcatataattaatgcaacagctcaaataacagttttaataacactaacccaaatcaatatcggaatcgaatcaaatcttaataatcgattctgaatcttaagaatcggaatcgaatcttgaatttgaatcgatccccagccctattctgCATGTAGTTAACTTCTCTGCTAATCAGGATTAGTTAGAATAtctgtccagctctttgcatcACTAAGCTCTGAGAAAGCTAGACCCTattatgtgatttcttgcttgtgttctctcagaCGTGAGTCGCTTTgcataaaagcgtctgctaaaagacagtagtagtactagtagtagaaGGATGATGTTGGAGCTCCCAGGAGGTAGGCCTGGAGTA includes the following:
- the LOC133444835 gene encoding protein Flattop-like, whose protein sequence is MSSNYSANQYDRAYTPQKLKNWGGLNTSKRPTARVGHTSFIADDRGHLLPGKKKRGSKWSDFVGTWDLPARTPSQPINATSRSQEGLPQQSNGPLPHRGSRSTDKLPDVGEETSGGVQQDSAAQTLQLKPERLLRTAPPSPGATELPARAMIHKQEWPDRQMNELLLLQ